CGGCGGTTCAAATCCAACATTTCTTTATTAAAGAATGACACGGGACGTGGCGCGCACGTTTGCCGCCGGCTTCAAGGGCACAATAAATACGCACATATAATCATACACTTACAGTAACGCCGTCAAAGTTTTCCACATCTATTAGAGCCCAAAAGTTTGCCCCGCAAACCCTTGCTCGCATCTTATCCCTACACCGAGGCGCCTTGCAGCGCTTTAAACCCAAACGCCAGATCGGCCAGACAAAAAGAAGAACGACAATGACGAACCTCAAAATGCTCACCACCGGCGAAAATATCTCTGACATCAAAGCTGCAGCAAAAAAGCTGGCCGCACAGGGCCTCACAACAAAGGCCGCAGCTCTTGCTGAAGCTGCCGCGAAACACGGTGCGCCCACTTGGTCTAACCTCAAATCCCGCAGTTGGTCGCTCGATGCGGACGGGGATATCGGCGCGGCTGCAGCCTGCAAGATGCCGGGGGACAACTTCAAAATCCAGGTCTACTCCCCCCTTATTGATCTCGACGCGGATATTGATCTCGATGAGACTTGGAGCGTGAACGTTAGTCTTTCGACGCACGACACCCCCTACCTCTACGTCAGCTTCGTTTTGGTTGATGAAGGCACCAACTTTGATCTGAACAAGGGTCAGAAGGACGCCTTCGAAAAAGCCCTTGGGACCGGGGCAAAGGCCGATGCCATCGTCGCCCAGGCCGCCCTCATCGAGGATGTGTTGGGGTGGTTTGACACAGATTGGCTTAAGATGACTGCTGCAGATGTGTGCAATCTGCGGCGCCTTGAGTTGGGCATCACAGATGAGGACCTCATTTGGCGCCGCCCCGATATTGCCGGCTATGGCGACGATCTCCAGTCTCTTGAAGTCTTTGGTGCCGGGGACGGTAAAATGTTGGTTTGCATCGAAGGCACATCGCCTTTTAAAGAAGAGGCAGCCCCTTACGGCTACATCACCGACAAACAGTACGATGACGTTCCGCACACGCCGTACGATTATGCCTTGATGGACAAGGCGTTTCTGGTCGCGGCGGACATCCAGGTCCCCTTTGCGGGCAGCCGCTCGCATATGCATCAGCCCCGGTAAACAGGGCGCGTTTTATTTTCCTTCAGCGCCGCTTGTCCCCGTTCTTCCTCTGTCAAGAAGAGCGGGGTTTGCCGCAGGCCCCCTGCCCCAGCGTACCCGCGCTGCTCGCTGCCAGACCGCAAGGTTATCCACATAAGAAGCCGCCTCCCCACCTATCCACCTCAAAACCAGCGCGTAGCTCCTTCTTAGACACCCCAATAAGGAGCCGGCGCATGCCGAACACGCCTATGTCAGACCAGACCAAACCCAAGCGCCGCCGTACAAAGGCCGAACGCCAGGAATGTGCTGCAACCTCACGCAGCCATGATGCGAAAAAACGCGAACAGGGGTTGGTGCGCATCAGCCACTGGGTCGCCAAAGAGGACCTTGCTGCGGTTAAATCCTTCCTTGCCACCCGCGCGCAGCTGCGGCGCGACCGCATGGCGCAGACCCAGGCCTTTGCGCGCCTCGACGCCGCACAGCCCGTCAAAAAAATCACGCGTGCTTCAAAACGTGATTCCAGGCAGACAGGTTTCGACTTCGGCTAAGACAGTACGGCTCGCTCCCAGCGAAAAAGTCTTGTCGCCCGCAGCCAGCCATAAAGTTCTCATATTTTCTGGTTAAAGGAACATTATGGATCAGGTCACAGAGATAAATAGGTGCAAATTGAGCCAGCACGGGCATCTCGGTCGCAAGCTGCGCATCGGCCTCTCAGGGGGGCTTTCGGCTCTCACGGTCTTTCTCGCCGGAAATCACTTGGCCAGTTTGGACGAAGCTTCTGATATGAACTCTTCCCCCACGCGCTGGCTGCGAGGCCAATAGAAGACACAGATTTGAGCAACACACCCCACCCGGCCAAACTTAGTTGCACAGGTACAGACATTCCCCATGGACGCCCGCGGCCAATCCCAGAAAGGGACATGAGGCCGCCCCAATCAGCGCTGACATTATCCCTCAGGTCAGCGCTGATATTAAAGCCATCGCCAAAGCCCGGTGATCTCAGATTAGTCAAGATGCCCGACTGAAGGGGGATGCGCCCTACACCGTCGGGTCTGGGCCAATCGTTGAGTTGTTCGCGACGGCCCCGGAAGGCAGCATTTGGCGACAGCAGCAGCGCAAGTCTACACCAACCCTCCTAATTGACGGGGTTTGTGTAGACTTAGGACATCTGAAGGGGTCAGATAGCCACTCCCCTTTAGGAAACATGTCAGGCGGCCGCAGCTCCGGACGCCAGTACCACCCATCCCATCGAGCAGGATATCGACCTTAGGACGTCCAGATGATTACTTAATATCAATAAAAGACCCCTGGATGGGATAGGCGCAACCTCTCCTTCACGTCATCCCGATCGATACCAAGCTGAGGGGGCGTCAAATCTTATATACGCCAGAGCGAATAAGTCTAAAATATACGACATAACGCATATTGAGGCTTTATGCGGTTTGACGTATAATGACCATATGAGTGATTTAGCGCGCACATCAAGACAGGTCGGCACCCTTATCCAGCGGGCACGCAAGAAGCGCGCCTGGACACAGATGAAGCTCGCCGAGCGGGCAGGTCTACGCCAGGCGACAATCTCGATGATAGAGCATGGAGAAAAACCAGCAAAGCTCGAAACCATCCTCGCTATCCTTGCGGCTCTCGATTTGGAATTCAGGATCGGGCAGCGTTCCAAAGGTCATGGCAGTGATATCGAGGAGCTGTTCTGATGGGGCGGCGTCCGGCCTATGCACCGTTGCGCGTCTATCTGAATAGCCGCCGCGTCGGCACGCTGGCCCGTGCGCCAAATGGCGCCATCGAATTTTCATATGAAACGGACTGGTTGGGCTGGGAACACGCTCTGCCGGTGTCTTTGTCATTGCCGCT
This is a stretch of genomic DNA from Sulfitobacter indolifex. It encodes these proteins:
- a CDS encoding helix-turn-helix domain-containing protein; the encoded protein is MSDLARTSRQVGTLIQRARKKRAWTQMKLAERAGLRQATISMIEHGEKPAKLETILAILAALDLEFRIGQRSKGHGSDIEELF